Proteins encoded within one genomic window of Candidatus Zixiibacteriota bacterium:
- a CDS encoding sigma-70 family RNA polymerase sigma factor — MQQGVVLVSKSEEILINKALTGDQKAYRILFESHQRAIFHIIVKIVRNEEEAQDLVQETFIKAFGSLKSYNPSYRFTTWLYKIAANSSIDHIRKRKIQTFSLDQPINTKDGYISIEVADMSYHPEKDLSNKQKRISITEAINSLPEKYKQVIVMRHQEDKTYEQIAEILHVPVGTVKARIFRARELLKKKLKAIR, encoded by the coding sequence ATCCAACAAGGAGTAGTTCTGGTTTCTAAATCGGAAGAGATTCTGATTAATAAAGCTTTAACTGGCGACCAGAAAGCCTACCGGATTCTGTTTGAGTCGCACCAACGGGCAATATTTCATATTATTGTCAAAATAGTGCGCAATGAAGAGGAAGCGCAGGATCTGGTCCAAGAAACCTTTATTAAAGCTTTTGGCTCTTTGAAATCATATAACCCAAGTTATCGGTTTACAACCTGGCTATATAAAATTGCCGCTAATTCATCGATTGACCACATTCGGAAAAGAAAAATACAAACTTTTTCTCTTGATCAGCCCATAAACACCAAAGATGGATATATTAGTATTGAAGTTGCCGATATGTCTTATCATCCCGAAAAGGATCTCTCAAACAAACAAAAGCGGATTTCTATAACCGAGGCAATAAACTCTCTGCCCGAAAAATATAAGCAGGTTATCGTAATGCGTCATCAAGAGGATAAAACATACGAGCAAATCGCTGAAATTCTTCACGTGCCGGTTGGAACAGTTAAAGCCCGTATATTTCGAGCCCGTGAGTTATTAAAGAAAAAATTGAAAGCGATAAGATAA
- a CDS encoding response regulator has product MTKSSSRKVLIVDDNPNMSILLSDILEIFEYKGNLAEDGQDALDKLKQGDYAMVFTDLRMPKMDGIDLLKAIKSNHPNLPVVIITGYSVGETQNLLVSQKADGFLNKPFKVNEIKDLLEKILGFSG; this is encoded by the coding sequence ATGACTAAAAGTTCATCAAGAAAAGTGTTAATCGTCGATGACAATCCTAATATGTCTATATTGTTATCTGATATTCTTGAGATTTTTGAGTATAAAGGCAATTTAGCCGAAGATGGCCAGGATGCTTTAGATAAACTGAAACAAGGTGATTATGCAATGGTCTTTACCGATTTGAGGATGCCCAAAATGGATGGCATTGACCTATTAAAAGCTATTAAAAGCAATCATCCTAATTTGCCTGTAGTAATTATAACCGGTTATTCGGTTGGCGAAACTCAAAACCTTCTTGTATCTCAAAAAGCTGACGGTTTTTTAAATAAACCTTTTAAGGTTAATGAAATTAAAGACCTTTTGGAAAAAATACTGGGCTTTTCCGGATAA